The sequence CGCCAGTACTTCACCACTGCTAGGGGTATTCCTGCGATTGCACTTCCGTAGAAGGTGAATTCCCGGCCCAGCCCCGTCAGCAGATTCAGGGGTTGACGAGCCTTCGACTTCGCCCAGTGCGCCGCGGACCATCTGGCATCGACCACCACCATCAGTAACCACCTACTGGGACGACGAGAACGGAATAAAGCTGACTGAGAACGGTATTCACGATGAACACCAAGATGAAAGCGAGGACCACTGCCTCGTTGACGGCATCGGCAACACCACTGGGACCGCCCTTGGTGTGCAGGCCCTTGAAGCTGGCGATCAGCGCTGAGGTGACGGCGAAGGCGGCGGACTTGACGAGCGCGACGACGAAATCCGAGAGCCGGGTGTATTGGGACAGTGCGGTGAGGAAGCTGCCGGACGAGGTGTCCTGGACGACGACCTGAAAGAAGAAGCAGGCCGACACACCGGTCGCCGTGACCATCGCGCACAGCGCGACCCCGACGACGACCGATGCGAGAACCCTGGGGACGACCAGCCTTTCGATCACGTTGAGCCCGATGACTTCCATGGCTTCGACCTCTTCCCGGATCGTGCGCGACCCCAGGTCGGCGCAGATCGCGGAACCCCCGACACCGGCCAGCATCAATGCGCATACCAGTGCGGACGCCTGCCCGACGATCACGAAGCCGACGACCGCCCCGGTATATCCCTCGGCACCGAGCTGACCGGCGAGACTGCCGATCGTCACAGCGATCAGAACCCCGATCGGGATCATGAGAAGCAGTGCAGGCGCCGAGGTGACCGACGCGAGCCTCCACGCCTGGTCGAGAAATTCTCGCCATGCCAGCTTGCGCCTGACGAGCACTCGCACTGCGGCAACCACAGTCGCAATCGAGAAACCGATGAGCGCACCGACCTCATGGGCGAATTGGCTCAACGGCCCCTTCGTGGGTGGCAGTTCGAATGTCATCTCGGCAGGGTTCAGACCACGACGCTGTTCGCGCCGTGCATTTTTCGAAGTTCGCCCTTGACGACCTTGCCGCTGGCATTGCGCGGTAACGCCTCGACGACGACGACGTCTTTCGGATGCTTGTAGCGGGCCAGTTTGTCGTCGAGCCATGCCGTGAGCTGGTCGGCCGAGAGGTCGTCACCGTCGTCGGCGAGCGCCACGATGGCCACGGGCACTTCGGTCCACTTCGGGTCGGGGCGGCCGACGACAGCTGCCTCGCGGATCCTCGGATGTGCGAACAGTACGTTCTCCACCTCTGCGCAGTAGATGTTCTCGCCACCCGAGATGATCATGTCTTTCTTGCGGTCCACGACGTAGACGAAGCCTTCCTCGTCCTGCCGCACGAGGTCACCGGAGTGGAACCAGCCGCCGGCGAAAGCCTCGGCTGTGGCGGTCGGGTTCTGCCAGTACTCCTGCATCATGGTCGGTCCGCGGTAGACGATTTCGCCGACGGTGCCCGGCTCGACGTCGTTCATCTCGTCGTCCACGATGCGGGTGTGGATCGTCGGGATCGGTTTGCCCACGGAACCGAGTTTGCGGATCGCGTCGTCGCCGTCGAGCACGCACGTGATCGGTGACATTTCGGTCTGCCCGAACACCGCGACGATCAGGGCGTGCGGGAAGGTGTCCGCCATCGAACGGAGGACCGTATCCGACGCCGGGGCTGCACCCCAGCTGATGACTCGCAGCGCGAGATCGCGACCCTCGACGGTGGGGTCGGCACACACTGCCTGCCACTGAACCGGTACCAGGAAAACCGAGGTGACCCGTTCCTGTTCCCACACGTCCAGCATCTCGGTGGGATGAAAGGCCTTGAGGGGATGGATCACTGTGGTCCCCCCGAGCATCAGCATGGGGGCGACGGAACCGAGCGCGGCGACGTGGAATACCGGTGACGCAAGGAACCCGATGTCGTCACCCCGGTCGTAGCGCATGGCGCGGATGCAGGTGATGGCCTGCCCGACCATGTTCGAGTGGGACAGCACCGCCCCTTTGGGGGTTCCGGTGGTTCCGGAGGTGTACAGAATGAGTGAGGCGGTGTCCTCCGGAAGGTCGACAGGGTTGTACGCAGGCCCGCCTTCGACGAGTAGCTCCTCGTAACCGAGCACGTCGCCCTCGGTCACCGCGCCCATGTTCACGACCAGGCTCAGCTCCGGAACTTCCTGGCGTACGGCCGCGATCAGCGGCG comes from Rhodococcus oxybenzonivorans and encodes:
- a CDS encoding MlaE family ABC transporter permease, whose amino-acid sequence is MTFELPPTKGPLSQFAHEVGALIGFSIATVVAAVRVLVRRKLAWREFLDQAWRLASVTSAPALLLMIPIGVLIAVTIGSLAGQLGAEGYTGAVVGFVIVGQASALVCALMLAGVGGSAICADLGSRTIREEVEAMEVIGLNVIERLVVPRVLASVVVGVALCAMVTATGVSACFFFQVVVQDTSSGSFLTALSQYTRLSDFVVALVKSAAFAVTSALIASFKGLHTKGGPSGVADAVNEAVVLAFILVFIVNTVLSQLYSVLVVPVGGY
- the fadD5 gene encoding fatty-acid--CoA ligase FadD5 gives rise to the protein MPSRSELLAQPLQSRRNHWNNWVATHAEMKPDHAAFRFLGQNTSWRQLHDRSEALAGALSRRGVAFGDRVLLLTLNRTEFFEAVLAINALGAIAVPVNFRLTPPEVAFIARDSGARAVFTEPALAPLIAAVRQEVPELSLVVNMGAVTEGDVLGYEELLVEGGPAYNPVDLPEDTASLILYTSGTTGTPKGAVLSHSNMVGQAITCIRAMRYDRGDDIGFLASPVFHVAALGSVAPMLMLGGTTVIHPLKAFHPTEMLDVWEQERVTSVFLVPVQWQAVCADPTVEGRDLALRVISWGAAPASDTVLRSMADTFPHALIVAVFGQTEMSPITCVLDGDDAIRKLGSVGKPIPTIHTRIVDDEMNDVEPGTVGEIVYRGPTMMQEYWQNPTATAEAFAGGWFHSGDLVRQDEEGFVYVVDRKKDMIISGGENIYCAEVENVLFAHPRIREAAVVGRPDPKWTEVPVAIVALADDGDDLSADQLTAWLDDKLARYKHPKDVVVVEALPRNASGKVVKGELRKMHGANSVVV